The sequence CCAATTCATTCATCAATTTCATCGCTTCAAGAATACAAACTGTTTGGCCTACTCCTATGCGACTTCCCACTTCCACGAAAGAGGGATCTCCTGGCGCTGGAGACCTATAAAAGGTTCCAACCATAGGTGCAGTGACTTCAACCAAATCTGCTCGTGCAGCAGGGACCGCAGGAGGGGGATTGCTAGGAACAGACGCTTCAACTTTAATTGCAGGCGTTTGTGGAGCCTGCACTTCGGCAACTGCATTAACAGGCGGTGAAGTGAGGTTATTTACAGAAGTTGGCAAATTGCGCCTCACTTCCAAGCGAAAATCTTCGCCTTCCAAGCGAAATTCCTGGATATCACTATCAGCTAAAGCAGCTAATAAGCGATGGAGTTCGTCGTGATCAAGCTGTATGGACATTAGTTCTCTCGACCGAGGTAGCTATCATTGCGTGTATCAACTTTAATTTTCTCACCAATAGAAATAAATAAAGGAACCATAATCTGTGCACCAGTCTCAAGTATCGCAGGCTTTGTTCCACCAGTAGCAGTATCGCCTTTAACTCCTGGATCTGTTTCCTTGACTTCTAAGACTACTGAGTTGGGCAATTCCACCTCAAGAGGCTTTCCATTCCAAGAAACCACATTCACCTCCATACCTTCTTTTAGATACTTACGACTAACACCAATTTGGTCAGCTGTAAGCCTGGTTTCCTCATAAGTGGACATATCCATAAACACATAATCACCTGATTCCATATAAGTGTGCTGCAGCGTGGACTTTTCAAGCAAAGCCTGTTGCAACATCTCACCCGCTCTGAAAGTTTTCTCAACAACATTTCCACTCTGAACAGCTTTCAACTTGGTACGAACAAAAGCTGAACCCTTACCAGGCTTAACATGTAGGAACTCAACAACACGCCAAACTGCACCATCTAGCTCAATGGTGGTCCCAGTACGGAAGTCGTTACTGGAAATCATTTCTGTGATTCATACCCTGTGATCATAAGACTGTGCGAAAGTCATGCATCCCCTTGGTTTGGCCTCCAATGGTTAAGAAGCATATTTTTAGAACCCTTTTAGCGCTATTTACGGCAATAGGGCTGACATGGATCAATCCTGTAATCGCTGCATTGCCGCCAGGAAATGCAGTTAACGATCCTTATGAAATTTTGCGTAATGCTTTACCGATCCAGCAAACAGATCTACGAGAAATACAACATAAAATTGAAGATACTGGTGCACTAGTACGAGGAAGTCGTTGGCCTGCTGTAATCAAATCCGTTTCATCTGGTCAATTTCGAATAAGTAACCGCAAAAATGAAATTCTCAATTCTATGCCTACTGGAGATAGAAAGAAAGGAGAAAATATTATCAATAACCTAAAAATCAGCCTGACGAGTCTTGGTGAATTAGCAAATAGCAAAAACAAAGCAGCGTTCCTTGAAGAGAGAAGCAAAAGTCTTAAACAAGTCGGTGATTTAGAAGCACTTGTATTAGGTGATCAATTTCCTTACTCAATTCCAAAAGAGTTTGATAATCTTCCTCGCCTACTTGGCAGAGCAAATGCTTCAATTAAAACAAATAAAGGAAGTATGAAGGCAGTTATTGATGGTTACAATGCTCCCTTAACTTCTGGAGCATTCGTAGACCTAGCGCTCAAAGGTTTCTATGACGGATTACCAATTAATCGAGCAGAGGAATTTTTCGTTTTACAAACTGGAGATCCTGATGGTCCAAACACGGGCTATATAAACCCTGAAACCAATGAAGAGCGACATGTGCCATTAGAAATCAGAGTTCCCAAAAAAGCAGACACTATTTATAACAATACATTTGAAGAATTGGGTCTTTATACAGAAACTCCTGTCCTCCCATTTGCTGCTCCAGGCGCTTTAGGTTGGTCACACTCAGGGACAGCTGTAGATGATGGATCATCTCAATTCTTTTTCTTTTTATATGATGCCGAACTAAATCCGGCAGGTCGAAATTTAATTGATGGCAACAATGCAGCTTTTGGATATGTCACTGAAGGCAGCGAAATACTCAATCAATTAGAAGTCGATGATCAAATTATTTCTATCAAAATCGACAATGGAGAAAATTTGCTGAAACCCCATGCATAAAAGGAGCCATAAAGCTTGATAGAAAAGCTAAATCAAATTGGCGAAAGAGAAATTCTTAATCGCCTTAAAAAGTTTTTACCAAGCGGTCAACTTGAAGACGACACTGCACAGATCAATCCTTACGGAAAAGAAGTACTGATCAATACTGATGTGCTAGTCGAAGGGGTCCACTTCAGCAATGAGACAACCTCTCCAAAAGATGTTGGATGGAGAGCAATAGCCACCAATATCTCTGACCTTGCCTGTAGTGGGGTAAAAGAAATTCTTGGCGTTACGGTCGGAATAATTGCACCATCAAGTACAGAATGGACCTGGATAGAAGATGTTTATATAGGGTTGGAACAAGCTTTAAAAGAATTCGGTGGCCAAATATTGGGCGGAGACTGTTCAAGTGGCAAGCAAAAAGTTGTTGCAATAACTGCATTTGGAACAGTGGGTCCACTGCGCCTTCATAGATCGGAAGCAATAGATGGAGATTTACTGATCACTAGTGGCTCTCATGGGCTAAGTCGATTGGGCTTAGCGCTATTACTTTCAGACCCTTTAATCAACACCAATCAATTATCTAAAGAGCTGAAAGCACAAGCAATTTATGCTCATCAAAGACCTCAACCACCACTTGAAGCTCTAAGAGCTCTTGAAACATGTAAGCCTAACCACTTGTCATGGAGAGCGGCAGGCACTGATAGCAGTGACGGACTTTTAGATGCCGTACAAAACCTTTGCGCAAGCAGTAATTGCCAAGCAATCCTAGATCCAAACAAATTACCTAGGGATAAAAACTGGCCGTTAGGCGCTCATTGGGATAATTGGTGCATGAGTGGTGGGGAAGACTTTGAGCTAGTTCTAAGCTTGCCTCCAGAATGGGGAAAAGCACTACTTCAAGTATTCCCTTCAAGTAAACAAATTGGCAGGATGCAAACAGGCATGCCTAAAGTTTATTGGAACAATGGAAAAGAAATAACCAACTCTAAATATTCTGGTTTCAAACATTTTTATTAACCTCTTATACCCTCCTAAAATTTTAAGATAAGAGGGTATATAAAAGAAAAGAGGCTAATCTGAAAATAATTTTATTTCCAATTCTTTGCGACAATCTCAGCCAAATCAACAACACGTTGACTATAGCCCCACTCATTGTCATACCAAGCAAGTACTTTAATCATATTTCCACCTATCCCCATTGTTAAAGCTTCATCAACAATGGTTGATTCATTAGTTCCTGCATAATCGGTAGAAACCAATGGTAGATCTCCATACTTAATAATTCCCTTCATTGTGCCCTCTGAAGCAGTCTTTAGAGCAGCATTAACTTCTTCTGCAGTTGTAGGTCGACCAGATTCAAAAACTAAATCTACAGCTGAAACATTTGGAGTAGGAACCCGCATCGCAATACCTGTAAGTTTGCCCTTCATTTGTGGATAAACTAATGCCACAGCTTTAGCTGCACCAGTAGAAGTGGGAACAATGTTCATAGCCGCTGCACGAGCTCTTCTGAGATCTCTATGACTATTATCCAAAATCCTTTGGTCCCCTGTATAACTATGAATAGTTGTCATCAAACCTTTGTTAATACCAAAAGTTTGATCCAAAATTTTAACAATGGGGGCCAGGCAATTGGTTGTACAACTTGCATTGCTTAAAATATCAAAGTCTTCATGACGATATTGATCTGCATTAACTCCAACTACAAAAGTTCCTACACCGTCACCCTTTCCAGGAGCAGTAAGAATCACTTTTTTCGCTCCAGCCTGAATATGTTTACTAGCTCCTACATCAGTATTAAAAACACCAGTAGATTCAATAACTATATCTATCCCCCACTCTTTCCAAGGAAGATTTAAAGGGTTTCTATCTGAAAAACATTTTATTGTTTTGCCATTAATTACAAAAGTATCATCAGTATGACTAATCTCTGCATCTTTAATTTGCCCAAGAATTGAGTCGTATTTCAATAAATGAGCACATGTTTTGGGATCAGAGGTGACATTGATTCCCACCACCTCAATGCCTGTATTCGCACCTCTGCTCAACCAACAACGCATAAAATTGCGCCCAATTCGGCCAAATCCATTTATCGCGACGCGCAGGGTCATATCAAAAGCGGGCAAACCGCAGGGTTATTGGCCGCTGATCATACAGACCTGGGCCTCACCCTTAAGCTTTTGCATGTCCTATTACCAAAAATTTGATATCAATACCCAACAAAACATGCCTGAACCCTCGAAAAAATTCAAAGAACAAGCGATAACAACATCAATGCTCTATCTTTTCAGCGTCTAAAACCTCATTGGCAAATCACCTCGCTAATCAAAAGCACATCCACTTCATAGGAGTTGGAGGCATTGGTATGTCTGCATTAGCAGTGATTCTGGTAAAACGTGGTTATTCAATCTCAGGGTCAGATCAAAAAAGCAGCAACACTCTGAAACGATTGGCATCACATGGAATAACAATATTTCAACAGCAAAATGCCTCAAATATCAAAGCAATTTGTCAAAAAGACCACTTGCCAACTCTTGTAGTTGTTAGTACAGCAGTCTCAAAAAGTAATCCTGAACTCCAAGCAGCCAAAGAAGCAAAATTAAAAATTTGTCATCGCTCTGACATCCTTGCTGCTCTAATTCAAAGACAGCCTTCGATAGCAGTGGCAGGCAGTCATGGAAAAACAACCACAAGCACATTCATTACAACTTTGCTAGCTAAAAGCAATCAAGATCCAACTGCTGTCATTGGTGGTGTTATTCCTTGCTACAAATCCAATGGCCATGCCGGTAAAGGGAAAATGCTTGTAGCAGAGGCTGATGAATCTGATGGCAGCCTTATCAAATTTCAAGCAAATATTGGAGTCATTACAAATCTGGAGCTCGATCATATCGACCATTACCCAGACCTAAATGCATTGATTAAAACCATGCAAATTTTCAGTAAGAACTGCAAACGCTTACTGGCTAATTACGACTGCCCGACTCTTAGAAAAAACATCAACGCCTCAACTTGGTGGTCAACACAAACAGCTCAAGGTGTTGATTTTGCAGGATTGCCAATTGAAATCAATGGCAATCAAACAATTGCTGATATCTACGAAAGAGGGCAACACATTGGCCAAATTGACTTGCCAATACCTGGACTACACAATCTAAGCAATGCCATCTCAGCAATTGCTTCATGCCGCATGGCAGGAATTCCATTCCACATTTTGCAAAAAAATATTTCTCATCTGAAAGCTCCTAGTCGAAGATTCGATTTCCAAGGAGTTTGGAAAGGACGCCAAATTGTGGATGATTATGCCCATCACCCAAGTGAAGTTAAAGCAACACTGAAGATGGCTCGTTTAATGATCGATAGCAAACAAAGTCCCTTACCAAAAACTCCTAAAAGACTTGTAGTGATCTTCCAGCCTCATCGTTATAGCCGAACAAACCAATTTCTAAAAGACTTCGCAATAGCACTTGGTCACTCAGATCTGGTTTTCATCGCTCCAATTTATTCAGCCGGGGAAATGCCAATAAAAGGCGCTAACCATCAAGCCCTTGCAACTTCTATAAAAAAATCTTTTCCAAACATGCCTGTATTCGTCGCTGAAAATCTCGAAGAACTTACTAACTTCGTGAAAACCCACACCATCCCAGATGACCTCGTTTTGACTCTAGGAGCGGGAGACATAAACCAGCTTTGGGAAAACCTACGAAATCACACAACACCTAATCCATGGCAGGCCTCAATTCTTGCGGCCTAAGCCCCTTACAAGGGCTCAAGCTAACAACATTAAGACCTCTATCTCAATTCACAACGCTACGGGTAGGAGGAGCCGCTGAGTGGCTTGCAGAGCCTAAAAACATCGAAGAGGTCAAAATATTAATTTCCTGGGCTAAAACTTCAAAAATTCCTTGCCAAGTCATTGGGGCAGGATCAAATCTTTTAATCAATGACTCCGGGCTACCAGGACTAAGCATATGTATGAAAAAAATGCATGGTTCTAATCTCAATGCAAAAAGTGGATTGATAGAAGCATTCAGTGGCGAGCCGTTTCCTGCTTTAGCAAGAAACTCAGCCAAAGCAGGCTTACAAGGACTGGAATGGGCAGTAGGGATACCTGGAACAGTTGGAGGAGCTGTAGTTATGAATGCAGGCGCTCAAGGGGGCTGCACAGGGGACTTGCTTGAATCTGTGACCGTTCTTCCGCTCAAGGGTGGAGAAGTATTTGAAATCAAAAAAAAAGACTTGCAATTTTCTTATCGCCACAGTCTTCTTCAAAAAGAAAAACTAGTGGTTTTAGCAGCACGTTTCCACTTGGAACCAGGACATGATCAAAGAGAACTAAGTCGCAG comes from Prochlorococcus sp. MIT 1307 and encodes:
- the accB gene encoding acetyl-CoA carboxylase biotin carboxyl carrier protein encodes the protein MSIQLDHDELHRLLAALADSDIQEFRLEGEDFRLEVRRNLPTSVNNLTSPPVNAVAEVQAPQTPAIKVEASVPSNPPPAVPAARADLVEVTAPMVGTFYRSPAPGDPSFVEVGSRIGVGQTVCILEAMKLMNELESEVSGEVIEILVENGTPVEFGEVLMRVKPL
- the gap gene encoding type I glyceraldehyde-3-phosphate dehydrogenase translates to MTLRVAINGFGRIGRNFMRCWLSRGANTGIEVVGINVTSDPKTCAHLLKYDSILGQIKDAEISHTDDTFVINGKTIKCFSDRNPLNLPWKEWGIDIVIESTGVFNTDVGASKHIQAGAKKVILTAPGKGDGVGTFVVGVNADQYRHEDFDILSNASCTTNCLAPIVKILDQTFGINKGLMTTIHSYTGDQRILDNSHRDLRRARAAAMNIVPTSTGAAKAVALVYPQMKGKLTGIAMRVPTPNVSAVDLVFESGRPTTAEEVNAALKTASEGTMKGIIKYGDLPLVSTDYAGTNESTIVDEALTMGIGGNMIKVLAWYDNEWGYSQRVVDLAEIVAKNWK
- the murB gene encoding UDP-N-acetylmuramate dehydrogenase, giving the protein MAGLNSCGLSPLQGLKLTTLRPLSQFTTLRVGGAAEWLAEPKNIEEVKILISWAKTSKIPCQVIGAGSNLLINDSGLPGLSICMKKMHGSNLNAKSGLIEAFSGEPFPALARNSAKAGLQGLEWAVGIPGTVGGAVVMNAGAQGGCTGDLLESVTVLPLKGGEVFEIKKKDLQFSYRHSLLQKEKLVVLAARFHLEPGHDQRELSRRTNANLNHRTKTQPYDIPSCGSVFRNPEPLKAGKLIENLGLKGHRIGGAEISKLHANFIVNRGEATAQDISQLISYIQKTVQEAHGFLLHPEVKQLGFDKNT
- the efp gene encoding elongation factor P, with product MISSNDFRTGTTIELDGAVWRVVEFLHVKPGKGSAFVRTKLKAVQSGNVVEKTFRAGEMLQQALLEKSTLQHTYMESGDYVFMDMSTYEETRLTADQIGVSRKYLKEGMEVNVVSWNGKPLEVELPNSVVLEVKETDPGVKGDTATGGTKPAILETGAQIMVPLFISIGEKIKVDTRNDSYLGREN
- the murC gene encoding UDP-N-acetylmuramate--L-alanine ligase — its product is MANHLANQKHIHFIGVGGIGMSALAVILVKRGYSISGSDQKSSNTLKRLASHGITIFQQQNASNIKAICQKDHLPTLVVVSTAVSKSNPELQAAKEAKLKICHRSDILAALIQRQPSIAVAGSHGKTTTSTFITTLLAKSNQDPTAVIGGVIPCYKSNGHAGKGKMLVAEADESDGSLIKFQANIGVITNLELDHIDHYPDLNALIKTMQIFSKNCKRLLANYDCPTLRKNINASTWWSTQTAQGVDFAGLPIEINGNQTIADIYERGQHIGQIDLPIPGLHNLSNAISAIASCRMAGIPFHILQKNISHLKAPSRRFDFQGVWKGRQIVDDYAHHPSEVKATLKMARLMIDSKQSPLPKTPKRLVVIFQPHRYSRTNQFLKDFAIALGHSDLVFIAPIYSAGEMPIKGANHQALATSIKKSFPNMPVFVAENLEELTNFVKTHTIPDDLVLTLGAGDINQLWENLRNHTTPNPWQASILAA
- the thiL gene encoding thiamine-phosphate kinase, whose product is MIEKLNQIGEREILNRLKKFLPSGQLEDDTAQINPYGKEVLINTDVLVEGVHFSNETTSPKDVGWRAIATNISDLACSGVKEILGVTVGIIAPSSTEWTWIEDVYIGLEQALKEFGGQILGGDCSSGKQKVVAITAFGTVGPLRLHRSEAIDGDLLITSGSHGLSRLGLALLLSDPLINTNQLSKELKAQAIYAHQRPQPPLEALRALETCKPNHLSWRAAGTDSSDGLLDAVQNLCASSNCQAILDPNKLPRDKNWPLGAHWDNWCMSGGEDFELVLSLPPEWGKALLQVFPSSKQIGRMQTGMPKVYWNNGKEITNSKYSGFKHFY
- a CDS encoding peptidylprolyl isomerase — protein: MVKKHIFRTLLALFTAIGLTWINPVIAALPPGNAVNDPYEILRNALPIQQTDLREIQHKIEDTGALVRGSRWPAVIKSVSSGQFRISNRKNEILNSMPTGDRKKGENIINNLKISLTSLGELANSKNKAAFLEERSKSLKQVGDLEALVLGDQFPYSIPKEFDNLPRLLGRANASIKTNKGSMKAVIDGYNAPLTSGAFVDLALKGFYDGLPINRAEEFFVLQTGDPDGPNTGYINPETNEERHVPLEIRVPKKADTIYNNTFEELGLYTETPVLPFAAPGALGWSHSGTAVDDGSSQFFFFLYDAELNPAGRNLIDGNNAAFGYVTEGSEILNQLEVDDQIISIKIDNGENLLKPHA